A genomic segment from Mastomys coucha isolate ucsf_1 unplaced genomic scaffold, UCSF_Mcou_1 pScaffold7, whole genome shotgun sequence encodes:
- the Trim38 gene encoding E3 ubiquitin-protein ligase TRIM38, with product MGSDFSMVKIRKVTSCSICKAMMSHPVSINCGHSYCKFCIQSYYYNVSPKTGQELLGCPLCSSPFSLENLRPNKELETIIDMIKGMGEQDHDTVCEEHEEKLSRFCEDDGQLLCWRCYWEDQHKGHNLVGVKDVYQNYKEKLQNTMIKLRELQENHEVQIHFITSQIDAWKDAIEDRRQTIKSNFKNLQSFLQEEEKFYLWRLENEEKQMLMRLKGSKADLQQAYERAECQIQELEAKCQGSSQKLLQDVKNILSRCEAMKLNPLEADPLKVHTKCNVSELYFDVKTILRRHQVSVILDPSTSHLDLTLSNGGRLVTYKIFHGDLQTSAKRFYGLPCVLGCACFTSGRYYFEVSVENATSWDVGICSENVQRGFNMKKEPEFGFWTIKMSEEGGLEALTSAPATPLHLSEKPQILGVLLDYEAGAVSFYSVTTGSHIYTFPKASFCGTLRPFFQVYQYSPLFLPTISNQGKM from the exons ATGGGCTCAGACTTTAGCATGGTGAAGATAAGAAAGGTCACTTCTTGCTCCATCTGCAAGGCCATGATGTCTCACCCAGTAAGCATCAACTGTGGACACAGCTACTGCAAATTCTGCATACAGAGCTATTATTACAATGTCAGCCCAAAGACAGGACAGGAGTTATTGGGCTGTCCTTTGTGTAGTAGTCCGTTTAGCTTAGAGAACCTCAGGCCCAACAAGGAGCTAGAAACCATAATTGATATGATCAAGGGGATGGGAGAGCAGGATCATGACACGGTGTGTGAGGAACATGAAGAGAAGCTCAGTCGCTTCTGTGAAGATGATGGTCAGCTCCTCTGCTGGCGGTGTTATTGGGAAGATCAGCACAAAGGTCATAACTTGGTTGGTGTGAAAGATGTGTACCAGAACTACAAG GAAAAACTCCAGAACACCATGATAAAATTGCGTGAACTCCAAGAGAATCATGAAGTTCAGATACATTTCATAACAAGCCAAATAGATGCCTGGAAG GATGCCATTGAGGATCGTAGGCAAACAATCAAGTCTAACTTCAAGAATCTCCAGAGTTTtctacaggaagaagagaagttttATCTTTGGAGGTTGGAGAATGAGGAAAAACAGATGCTGATGCGGCTGAAGGGCAGCAAGGCTGATCTACAGCAGGCATATGAGAGAGCTGAATGCCAAATTCAGGAACTGGAGGCAAAATGTCAGGGCTCATCCCAGAAATTGCTACAG gATGTGAAAAACATTTTGAGCAG ATGTGAGGCTATGAAGCTAAACCCACTGGAGGCTGATCCCCTGAAGGTTCACACCAAATGTAATGTGTCTGAGCTTTACTTTGATGTGAAGACAATATTAAGACGTCACCAAG TCAGTGTGATCCTGGATCCCAGCACTTCCCATCTTGACCTAACTCTGTCTAATGGTGGAAGACTAGTGACTTACAAAATATTCCATGGGGATCTTCAGACGTCTGCCAAGAGGTTTTATGGTTTACCCTGTGTCCTGGGCTGTGCGTGCTTTACTTCAGGAAGATATTACTTTGAAGTCTCTGTGGAGAATGCAACCAGTTGGGATGTGGGAATCTGTTCAGAGAATGTGCAGAGGGGCTTTAACATGAAGAAGGAGCCTGAGTTTGGATTCTGGACCATCAAGATGTCTGAAGAGGGTGGCCTTGAAGCTCTCACTTCTGCCCCTGCTACTCCCCTTCATCTGAGTGAAAAACCCCAGATTTTGGGAGTTTTGCTAGACTATGAGGCTGGTGCCGTATCTTTTTACAGTGTAACTACTGGCTCTCACATATACACCTTCCCTAAGGCTTCTTTCTGTGGTACCCTGAGGCCCTTTTTCCAGGTTTATCAATATTCTCCTTTGTTCTTGCCCACCATAAGTAATCAAGGAAAGATGTAA